In Syngnathus scovelli strain Florida chromosome 16, RoL_Ssco_1.2, whole genome shotgun sequence, the genomic stretch TGTACTGAAATGCATTAAATccacaatataaaatatttgcaTAATCTCGCTTCTATAAAACTCGTGCAGTCAAGTATGGATGGAATAAAAAGAACCACTGCTGATTATTAATTTAAGACTGTCAGAAGCCACGCTGCTTAATTAAAAGAGAATATTTGAAGGGGATTTTCAAAAACAATCCGTCCCCATCCCAAAACAAAGCGGACGGTCACCACCATGCAGTAGGAAGATGAATGTTACTTACAGCGCGGTACCAACCAGTTAGTTGGACGGTCGGGTGGCTCACTTTGCCAAACGTGTGAGTTGAATGGATGCGTAGCATTATATAAGgaacaaatcaaataaataatggaGAAAACCTAATGTGacgccgggcgggcgggcgtgcgCAGCTGACGGTGGTTTCCGATGCCGTGATGCCAGAGTGCGCATGCGCGTCGCGCTCCACCCTGAGATGCGTTGAAAGTGGGCTTCGCTGGAGCGGAAACTTCACTTTTGCACAGCTTTTCCGTGACGTAACCACGCCATGACTAATCGTATTAGTCGAGAGAAAATTTGGATATTAATCAGCACAATTTAGGGGGTTGATGTTTTATAATTAATTGCAGTGGCGTGTTGTGCGGTGGGATTTGGAGCTTCAATGATTACAGAGGCCATCAAtgcatacaaataaataaaaaacaaaataccaaCAGCAGGGAGAATGGAGTCATATGAAAGCCATCCTCTTTATCtgatttggttttttttttggatgcaaCATGACCTAGTTTTACCAATGGTCTCACAGGGGTCACATGAAACCCAATACATATATTTATGTCCTTCAAAATATAGGATTTAAAAGCTTGTCTCTAATCCCTTGTGGGCTCCTGTCACCGCACAATGAGACAAATCACAATCGCACTGATGACAAGCccttcacattttttgatatgtctttgtatttaataaaacatcatagaaataaaatattaaaggaTGTTTAATTCACCACCCGAGTTGTTCCTCTTTTTGACATCTTAAAGTAAACATGTGACACACAGATTACATATTTTGATCACAAAAAAATTCATCTTTACATCATCCTTTTAGTTATGGTGAAGAAATAATTATACTTATTTGACTTGATTGAATTAATCCATATTTTTCATTGATTAGGGAAGTGCTTCCCAATGTGAAATAAAATAAGTAAAAGATGATACTTAGGAATCATTCTGCATTAAATATATGCCATGATGGTCTTAAAGGTGAGTTTTTTCACCATTGTCCATATTTCAAGTACGCAAGTGCAGCATCAGGACTCAAAGTCAAAAATCAAGTTTCAATCCAACCACAAGTCTTGCAGAGTAGTGATGATGGTCTAAATCATTTCCTCTCCCTGCTAATTGTTCCACCATGACAGCAGCCCCAGGCCTGGCTCACAAATGGTCCCCTAAGACAAGAAACGAGAGTAGGTCAGTCTTTTTTCTCATGGTATGCTATTCGAAATAGTTTAACACACACTAATTACCCACATTAAGTGCATTTAAATATGTTGGTGGTTTGTATACGAGCAGCAGGTCTTACTATTATGGTATACGGCGCCTCTTTCTTCTCGCTGGTTTCTTGTGTAGGTGGTGGAGTCGGCTGGCCAGGTTGGGCGGGTGCGTCATCAGTCGTCGGGCCAGTCGGTGACGTATCCACAAAAATCTCATCGGCCACTCGAAAACGGATCTCCTCTCCCTTGTCCATGTAGAGGtcgtgtgctccttcatctgtcTCATATTCCCAAAGCCAAACTTGCTCGGCTTCGTCGCTTGAGGTTGTAGCTAAGGAAGACTATAAAGTAAATCACTTCATATTAAAATGTCACTTTTATGCAATATTTGAGAGGATACAATTTAGTGGGTTGCTGAAGAGACTCTGGCGGGATAAGAATGTCATCAAAGAAGCCCATGGTCACTGCGAAATGGAAACTGAGGTGAGAAGACCTATTTTGCATTCAATAATGGAAGCAGGAGATGAGCACTTAAAATTAATAAATGAGATTACCATGAACGCCCTCCTGACTGCAATACTTAATTTTGCCGACCAGtatctcgtccagaaaagggtgAAAAACAACATATCTGAAATGAACTGACAGTAAAAAGGAATCTAGGTCAAATTGTTTTGAGGAATTTTTGTACCTTTATACATCTTATGTTGCAAGGCATGAAGGTGTCTTCATAATgaagtttaatttattttagacTATCTTATTATACCTTTAGTGTGTGATGCACCATCCCCTGGCAATATATATGAATCTTCCAGTTTGGTGATATCATACAAGCAGATGCAGAGGCCGACATTGTAGACCACCtaaggttggaaaaaaaaagagagtg encodes the following:
- the polr3h gene encoding DNA-directed RNA polymerase III subunit RPC8; its protein translation is MFVLVEMMDTVRIPPWNFHRQVNEAVSEELNKKLANKVVYNVGLCICLYDITKLEDSYILPGDGASHTKVHFRYVVFHPFLDEILVGKIKYCSQEGVHVTMGFFDDILIPPESLQQPTKFDEAEQVWLWEYETDEGAHDLYMDKGEEIRFRVADEIFVDTSPTGPTTDDAPAQPGQPTPPPTQETSEKKEAPYTIIGTICEPGLGLLSWWNN